One genomic window of Stigmatella ashevillena includes the following:
- a CDS encoding catalase, which yields MSKTETKTVSINERSKDQDLARDQSDATGQYLTTDQGIRVEHTDDSLRAGTRGPTLLEDFHFREKMMRFDHERIPERVVHARGAAAHGYFQVYAPQSKYTKAAFLQDPSQKTPVFVRFSTVAGSRGSADTARDVRGFAVKFYTQEGNFDLVGNNIPVFFIQDGIKFPDVVHAVKPEPHHEMPQAASAHDSFWDFVSLVPETAHMVMWVMSDRAIPRSYRMMEGFGVHTFRFVNDQGVSRFVKFHWKPLLGVHSLVWDESQKLAGKDPDYHRRDLWEAIEQGDFPEYELGVQIIEEADAAKLGVELLDATKLVPEELVPVQRIGKLTLNRNPANYFSETEQVAYCTANIVPGIDFTDDPLMQARLFSYLDTQITRLGGPNFAEIPINRPVAPVHNHQQDGFHRQTINTSRANYHPNSLGGGCPMLAATRQGGFAHFPEKVSGEKTRVRSQSFADHFSQAAMFFRSLSAPEQEHLINALRFELGKVETLGIRKRVVDEILAKIDGTLAAQVALGVGVPAPKAVAPPKSVAETSPALSMENTKKDSIKTRRIAALVADGVDAAALQALQAELKRQGAQLKIIAKHLGTVTAAGGQPVQVDKSAMTTASIEYDAVFVPGGAVSVETLKRDGDARHFILEAYRHYKAIGVSKEGVDLLKSCGIDAAAPGIATDTGGADAFATAFIDAIKKHRHWDRKDTESTPA from the coding sequence TTGAGCAAGACTGAGACGAAGACGGTATCGATCAACGAGCGGAGCAAGGACCAGGACCTGGCGAGGGACCAGTCGGACGCCACGGGCCAGTATCTGACGACGGACCAGGGCATCCGTGTCGAGCATACCGATGATTCCCTCCGGGCGGGGACGCGGGGGCCGACGCTGCTGGAGGACTTCCACTTCCGCGAGAAGATGATGCGCTTCGACCATGAGCGCATTCCCGAGCGCGTGGTCCATGCCCGAGGTGCCGCCGCCCATGGCTACTTCCAGGTGTATGCGCCCCAGTCGAAGTACACGAAGGCCGCGTTCCTCCAGGACCCTTCGCAGAAGACCCCGGTGTTCGTGCGCTTCTCCACGGTTGCTGGTTCGCGGGGCTCCGCGGACACGGCGCGCGACGTGCGGGGCTTCGCGGTCAAGTTCTACACGCAGGAGGGCAACTTCGATCTCGTCGGCAACAACATCCCCGTCTTCTTCATCCAGGACGGCATCAAGTTCCCGGATGTCGTTCACGCCGTGAAGCCGGAGCCGCACCACGAGATGCCCCAGGCCGCTTCGGCCCATGATTCCTTCTGGGACTTCGTCTCGCTCGTGCCCGAGACGGCGCACATGGTCATGTGGGTCATGTCCGACCGGGCCATTCCACGCAGCTACCGCATGATGGAGGGCTTCGGGGTTCACACCTTCCGCTTCGTGAACGACCAGGGCGTGTCGCGCTTCGTCAAGTTCCACTGGAAGCCCTTGTTGGGCGTCCACTCGCTCGTCTGGGACGAATCCCAGAAGCTGGCCGGCAAGGATCCGGATTACCACCGGAGGGATCTCTGGGAGGCCATCGAGCAGGGAGATTTCCCCGAGTACGAGCTGGGCGTGCAGATCATCGAGGAGGCGGACGCGGCCAAGCTCGGCGTCGAGCTGCTGGATGCGACGAAGCTCGTCCCGGAGGAGCTGGTGCCCGTGCAACGCATCGGCAAGCTCACGCTCAACCGCAACCCGGCGAACTACTTCTCCGAGACCGAGCAGGTTGCCTACTGTACGGCGAACATCGTGCCGGGCATCGACTTCACCGATGATCCGCTGATGCAGGCACGCCTCTTCTCGTACCTGGACACTCAGATTACCCGGCTGGGGGGGCCGAACTTCGCGGAGATCCCCATCAACCGCCCCGTTGCGCCCGTGCACAACCACCAGCAGGACGGTTTCCACCGGCAGACGATCAACACCAGCCGCGCCAACTACCACCCGAACTCCCTGGGCGGGGGTTGCCCGATGCTCGCCGCCACCCGCCAGGGGGGATTCGCCCACTTCCCGGAGAAGGTCTCCGGGGAGAAGACGCGCGTGCGCAGCCAGAGCTTCGCGGACCATTTCAGCCAGGCGGCGATGTTCTTCCGCAGCCTCTCGGCCCCCGAGCAGGAGCACCTCATCAACGCGCTCCGCTTTGAGCTTGGCAAGGTGGAGACCCTGGGGATCCGCAAGCGCGTCGTCGACGAGATCCTGGCGAAGATCGATGGGACGCTCGCCGCGCAGGTCGCCCTGGGCGTGGGAGTCCCGGCGCCCAAGGCGGTGGCCCCACCGAAGTCCGTGGCCGAGACGTCTCCCGCGCTCAGCATGGAGAACACGAAGAAGGACTCCATCAAGACGCGGCGCATCGCGGCGCTCGTGGCCGATGGGGTCGACGCGGCGGCGCTTCAGGCGCTCCAGGCGGAGCTGAAGCGCCAAGGCGCGCAGCTGAAGATCATCGCCAAGCACTTGGGAACAGTGACCGCCGCGGGCGGACAGCCCGTGCAGGTCGACAAGAGCGCCATGACGACCGCGTCCATTGAGTACGACGCGGTCTTCGTTCCCGGGGGCGCCGTGAGCGTGGAGACACTGAAGCGAGATGGGGACGCGCGGCACTTCATCCTGGAGGCGTACCGCCACTACAAGGCCATCGGTGTGTCGAAAGAGGGCGTCGATCTGCTGAAGTCCTGTGGCATCGACGCCGCCGCGCCGGGCATCGCCACGGACACGGGAGGGGCGGATGCTTTCGCCACCGCGTTCATCGACGCCATCAAGAAGCACCGTCACTGGGACCGCAAGGACACGGAGAGCACCCCGGCCTGA
- a CDS encoding phosphate ABC transporter substrate-binding protein, which yields MWRHPVLLAFLAFLMLLPGCKRSDPPAAGTSPLAPEGRNLTVKGSDTMVLLGQRWAEEFMKQNAQVSIQVTGGGSGTGIAALVNGTTDIAMSSRAIKPAEAQKVQAQHKTEAREIPVARDGVTFYVHESNPVSALSVAQLKSIYLGDITRWKEVGGLDEPIVLHSRENSSGTYVFVKERVLGDEDFSASTLSLPGTAAVVNAVSKEKNGIGYGGAAYAKGIKPLNIQEGSEPIAPSAENIQSGHYPLSRDLFFYVRGAPRANAQAFIDFVLSPQGQQLVAHVGYYPLKQR from the coding sequence ATGTGGCGCCACCCTGTCCTCCTCGCGTTTCTCGCGTTCCTGATGCTCTTGCCGGGGTGCAAACGTTCCGATCCCCCCGCGGCAGGCACGTCCCCTCTGGCCCCCGAAGGCCGCAACCTCACGGTGAAAGGCTCGGACACGATGGTCCTCCTGGGCCAACGCTGGGCCGAGGAGTTCATGAAGCAGAACGCCCAGGTGTCCATCCAGGTGACAGGCGGTGGCTCCGGCACGGGCATCGCCGCCCTGGTCAACGGCACCACGGACATCGCCATGTCCAGCCGGGCCATCAAGCCGGCCGAGGCGCAAAAGGTCCAGGCGCAGCACAAGACCGAGGCACGGGAAATCCCGGTCGCCCGCGATGGGGTGACGTTCTACGTCCACGAATCCAACCCCGTCAGCGCGCTCTCGGTGGCGCAGCTCAAGAGCATCTATCTGGGGGACATCACCCGCTGGAAGGAGGTGGGCGGATTGGACGAGCCCATCGTCCTCCACTCCCGCGAAAACTCCTCTGGGACTTACGTCTTCGTGAAAGAGCGCGTCCTGGGAGACGAGGACTTCTCTGCCTCCACCCTGTCACTGCCAGGCACCGCGGCGGTGGTGAACGCCGTGTCCAAGGAGAAGAACGGCATCGGCTACGGCGGGGCGGCCTACGCCAAGGGCATCAAGCCGCTGAACATCCAGGAAGGCTCGGAACCCATCGCGCCATCCGCCGAGAACATCCAGAGCGGCCACTACCCCCTCTCGAGGGATCTCTTCTTCTACGTCCGAGGCGCCCCCCGCGCGAATGCCCAGGCCTTCATCGACTTCGTGCTCTCCCCGCAAGGACAGCAACTCGTTGCCCACGTGGGCTACTACCCCCTGAAACAGCGCTAA
- a CDS encoding PHP domain-containing protein — protein MLIDLHAHSHLSKGCDLDPRAVLERAALFGLDGVAFTETNTQDGCDELFDIGAKSKLKVFVGLELVTDKGQYLCFFPKPELAPEPVQMWGSNREKPWSAAECLPKVKALGAVIVAARPYDRDFPNPPMDGIRSLNLLSAVEGYNAKVKQTANDLAVEAAEALKLPCTGGSDARGSLDEVGRGATFFKRAIATQEQLVAELLKGEFWPVMAGELPRLTRPGEAQAGGRGKGGGGGAAAANRRRRRR, from the coding sequence ATGCTGATTGATTTGCACGCTCACTCTCACCTGTCCAAAGGCTGCGATCTGGATCCTCGCGCCGTGCTCGAGCGGGCGGCGCTCTTTGGTCTGGACGGGGTTGCCTTCACCGAGACGAACACCCAGGACGGTTGCGATGAGCTGTTCGACATTGGCGCGAAGTCCAAGCTGAAGGTCTTCGTGGGGTTGGAGCTCGTCACGGACAAGGGCCAGTACCTGTGCTTCTTCCCGAAGCCGGAACTGGCGCCCGAGCCCGTGCAGATGTGGGGCAGCAACCGGGAGAAGCCGTGGAGCGCGGCCGAGTGTCTGCCCAAGGTGAAGGCGCTGGGGGCGGTCATCGTCGCGGCGCGGCCTTATGACCGGGACTTTCCCAATCCGCCCATGGATGGCATCCGCTCGCTCAACCTGCTGAGCGCGGTGGAGGGCTACAACGCCAAGGTGAAGCAGACGGCCAATGACCTGGCCGTGGAAGCCGCCGAGGCGCTGAAGCTGCCCTGCACCGGTGGGAGCGATGCGCGGGGCTCCTTGGATGAGGTGGGCCGGGGCGCCACCTTCTTCAAGCGGGCCATCGCCACCCAGGAGCAGCTCGTGGCGGAGCTGCTCAAGGGAGAGTTCTGGCCGGTGATGGCCGGAGAGTTGCCCCGGCTGACGCGGCCCGGAGAGGCTCAGGCCGGGGGCCGTGGCAAGGGGGGCGGAGGCGGTGCTGCCGCCGCCAACCGCCGCCGCCGCCGCCGCTGA
- a CDS encoding MFS transporter, whose protein sequence is MSALPSTDAVPSAAPPRRMLLVLAYLAFVSLGLPDAVLGIAWPSIRETFALPQAVMGALLAASASAYFLSGLLAGRFVSALGIGGLLAASTGLVTLGVTGYTLAPAFVLMVGAACIIGFGSGAVDAGLNTYAAQNFGPRHMSWLHAAYSVGAALGPMLMTTVLTAGAHWQVGYAVIAATLGLLAVAFITSRRQWGGPPALASSEAPVSPAPGAGLTARAVLRRPRVWLQIGLFFVYGGIEVTAGQWSYTVLTESRAVSTATAGAWVVLYWGSLLAGRILLGFVVERIGTARLLRLSSVAAMLGALLFALPGLPGVFSALGLAILGFALAPIFPGLMSETPRRVGGEAAAHSVGFQVSAATAGIAILPSSAGLLGEKMGLSAVPVFLALIAALFLVLHELLVAHADRPASGNAS, encoded by the coding sequence ATGAGCGCCCTGCCCTCCACTGACGCCGTGCCCAGCGCGGCGCCCCCGCGACGGATGCTGCTGGTGCTCGCGTACCTGGCCTTCGTCAGCCTGGGGCTTCCGGATGCCGTGCTGGGAATCGCCTGGCCGTCCATCCGCGAGACGTTCGCCCTGCCCCAGGCCGTGATGGGTGCCCTGCTCGCAGCGAGCGCCTCGGCCTATTTCCTCTCGGGATTGCTCGCCGGACGGTTTGTCAGCGCCCTCGGCATTGGCGGCCTGCTCGCCGCCAGCACGGGGCTGGTGACCCTGGGCGTCACGGGCTACACCCTGGCGCCCGCCTTTGTCCTGATGGTGGGGGCCGCCTGCATCATCGGCTTCGGGTCCGGCGCGGTCGACGCGGGGCTCAACACCTATGCCGCCCAGAACTTCGGGCCGCGCCACATGTCCTGGCTGCACGCCGCTTACAGCGTCGGAGCCGCGCTCGGCCCCATGCTGATGACGACGGTGCTCACGGCGGGCGCGCACTGGCAAGTGGGCTATGCCGTCATCGCCGCGACGCTCGGGCTGCTCGCGGTGGCCTTCATCACGAGCCGTCGGCAATGGGGCGGGCCGCCCGCGCTGGCTTCTTCCGAGGCGCCGGTGAGCCCGGCCCCAGGTGCTGGGCTCACCGCCCGGGCCGTGCTTCGCCGCCCCCGCGTCTGGCTGCAGATAGGCCTGTTCTTCGTCTATGGGGGCATCGAAGTCACCGCGGGGCAATGGAGCTACACCGTCCTCACCGAGTCGCGGGCCGTGAGCACGGCGACGGCTGGCGCGTGGGTCGTCCTTTATTGGGGGAGCCTGCTGGCAGGACGCATCCTCCTCGGCTTCGTCGTCGAGCGGATCGGCACGGCCCGGCTGCTGAGGCTCAGCAGCGTGGCGGCGATGCTGGGCGCGCTTCTCTTCGCCCTCCCCGGCCTGCCAGGCGTCTTCAGCGCTCTGGGGTTGGCCATTCTGGGCTTCGCGCTCGCGCCCATCTTTCCCGGGCTCATGAGCGAAACACCCCGGCGCGTGGGGGGGGAGGCCGCCGCGCACTCGGTGGGGTTTCAAGTCAGCGCGGCCACGGCCGGCATCGCGATCCTCCCAAGCTCCGCGGGCCTTCTGGGCGAGAAGATGGGCCTGTCGGCCGTCCCGGTCTTCCTCGCCCTGATCGCGGCGCTGTTTCTCGTGCTCCACGAGCTGCTCGTGGCCCACGCGGACCGCCCTGCCTCTGGGAATGCCTCCTGA
- a CDS encoding FmdB family zinc ribbon protein, whose product MPIYEYACQSCGKIIDVLQKISDPAPAACAECGAENTLTKVVSRSSFVLKGGGWYSDLYSSTKKDGSSSSSSSTGSNSSSGASASSSTTTAPSSTSTSSSPAPAPSTPAPSTKS is encoded by the coding sequence ATGCCCATCTACGAATACGCGTGTCAGAGCTGTGGGAAGATCATCGACGTGCTCCAGAAGATCAGTGATCCGGCGCCCGCCGCCTGCGCGGAGTGCGGCGCCGAGAACACCCTGACCAAGGTCGTCAGCCGTTCGAGCTTCGTGCTCAAGGGAGGCGGCTGGTACTCGGATCTCTACAGCTCCACCAAGAAGGACGGTTCCTCCAGCTCCAGTTCGAGCACGGGTTCCAACTCCAGTTCGGGAGCAAGCGCGTCCAGCAGCACCACCACCGCGCCCTCTTCGACGAGCACGTCCTCCAGCCCCGCTCCGGCCCCCTCCACGCCGGCGCCGAGCACCAAGAGCTAG
- the msrB gene encoding peptide-methionine (R)-S-oxide reductase MsrB, with protein MADKLILSDEEWRKRLKPEEYDVLRKHGTEYPGSGCFLGTKEPGTYVCAGCGNPLFQANVKFESGTGWPSFTQPLRPEAVTEYHDRSHGMVRVEVRCGRCDGHLGHVFPDGPPPTGLRYCMNSVAMKHVPEGQPHELVKA; from the coding sequence ATGGCGGACAAGCTGATCCTGAGCGATGAAGAGTGGCGCAAACGCTTGAAGCCCGAGGAGTACGACGTGCTGCGCAAGCACGGCACGGAGTACCCCGGGTCAGGATGTTTCTTGGGCACGAAGGAGCCCGGCACGTATGTTTGCGCCGGCTGCGGCAATCCGCTCTTCCAGGCCAACGTGAAGTTCGAATCCGGAACGGGTTGGCCTTCCTTTACCCAGCCCCTCCGCCCGGAAGCGGTGACGGAGTACCACGACCGCTCTCACGGCATGGTGCGCGTCGAGGTGCGCTGTGGCCGGTGTGACGGCCACCTGGGGCACGTCTTCCCGGACGGCCCTCCGCCCACGGGGCTGCGCTACTGCATGAACTCCGTGGCCATGAAGCACGTGCCCGAGGGCCAACCCCACGAGCTGGTCAAGGCCTAG
- a CDS encoding pyridoxal phosphate-dependent aminotransferase has product MRPSRMMRVVGFNVDRVVSEATTDPEVLRLENFATDLPPPPDAIAATREAVGASEANSYVPFTGTAGLRQAVASRLKRQSNLSYDPDRQIVITAGGTQGLISALLAVIEPGDEVLLTDPTYAGMIHRVTFAGGVPMFVPMKVVDKRWRLDLDMLRAMVTSRTRAMVLSNPGMPSGHVLSEAEWLAIRELCVTRNLWLLYDAALEGVLYDGLPLRHPASLTGMPERTLIIGSISKEYRMIGWRIGWIAGPPKVMADVFYTHSYLVIAPPGISQKGAEVALRTENSGVQEAISEWKARRDLMLEQLEGLPVVIPDGGWSMLLDAHALGYSATDAASILLTQAKVAATPMTNWGSSVAERYIRLVFSFETRERLKLLRDRLRRTSLLP; this is encoded by the coding sequence ATGCGTCCGTCTCGAATGATGCGCGTAGTGGGGTTCAACGTCGATCGCGTGGTCTCGGAGGCCACCACGGATCCCGAGGTTCTCCGGCTGGAAAATTTCGCGACGGATCTGCCCCCTCCGCCGGACGCCATCGCCGCCACGCGCGAGGCGGTCGGCGCCAGTGAGGCCAACAGCTACGTGCCCTTCACGGGCACCGCGGGCCTCCGTCAGGCAGTGGCCTCGCGCCTCAAACGCCAGAGCAACCTCTCGTATGATCCGGACCGGCAGATCGTCATCACGGCCGGAGGCACCCAGGGCCTCATCTCCGCGCTGCTGGCCGTCATCGAGCCGGGCGACGAGGTGCTGCTGACGGATCCGACGTACGCGGGGATGATTCATCGCGTCACCTTCGCGGGCGGCGTGCCCATGTTCGTGCCGATGAAGGTGGTGGACAAGCGGTGGCGGCTGGACCTGGACATGCTCCGGGCCATGGTGACGAGCCGCACCCGGGCCATGGTGCTGTCCAACCCGGGCATGCCTTCGGGCCACGTGCTGTCGGAGGCGGAGTGGCTGGCCATCCGCGAGCTGTGCGTCACGCGCAACCTGTGGCTCCTGTACGACGCCGCGCTCGAGGGCGTGCTCTATGACGGGCTGCCCCTGCGCCACCCGGCCTCGCTGACGGGCATGCCGGAGCGCACGCTCATCATCGGCTCCATCTCCAAGGAGTACCGGATGATCGGCTGGCGCATCGGCTGGATCGCCGGCCCACCCAAGGTGATGGCGGACGTCTTCTACACGCACAGCTACCTGGTCATCGCGCCGCCTGGCATCTCCCAGAAGGGCGCGGAGGTCGCGCTGCGCACCGAGAACTCCGGCGTCCAGGAGGCCATCTCCGAGTGGAAGGCCCGGCGGGACTTGATGCTCGAGCAGCTCGAGGGGCTGCCGGTCGTCATCCCCGATGGCGGCTGGAGCATGCTGCTGGACGCGCACGCGCTGGGCTACAGCGCCACGGATGCCGCCTCCATCTTGCTGACGCAGGCGAAGGTCGCCGCCACGCCCATGACGAACTGGGGCTCCTCGGTGGCCGAGCGCTACATCCGCCTCGTCTTCAGCTTCGAGACCCGGGAGCGGCTCAAGCTCCTTCGCGATCGCCTGCGCCGCACCTCCTTGTTGCCCTAA